The following are encoded together in the uncultured Sphaerochaeta sp. genome:
- a CDS encoding histidine kinase, translated as MNKRIIRIFFRHSLPLVIVALLLGGGATLLTQNFIRSNSIRQANQKLSEVQAYYDVILDEMDSLSLMFSTNPEMMNRLQRVLSGGEEVNLDNYREFRLIRSFLAAPANARPYIHDIYVYLDNPQQLVLSSDLAFTAIGYMEDSSWYQTYKELPPENQSYSERVTLKEGTPIEHHIIRILRPITNPVNERTGVIVLDIKERSLSGAYQFQEGEILTVHNRDGQLLFSNPSNHREYAEEDMYYFQAFSGKYGWEYTLGIYEPMLYQLSTTLLYYTITLTVIALLLGLFLTHRTNRQERKFLANIMQQLSQVGDADFTEENPEKYRNIFDYLNHHVIKTFLEQDYLRWQTEAMEYRALQMQINPHFLFNTLDTINWKAVKLASGENDVSTMIQLLSKLLKYSLQVDDFSGVPLSKELEQTEYYIQLQHIRFKQAFTCEEDIDPSLLDVRVPAMLLQPILENAFNHGFREGEPLHVTISATQVEDRMQIIVANDGKSMSQEEVDAINQSKADVLKKKSSLGLLNINKRLMLFTQGKSPIVIASKEDAGVTVSLYLPLRREG; from the coding sequence ATGAACAAACGTATCATCCGTATCTTCTTCCGTCACAGCCTCCCCTTGGTCATTGTAGCGCTCCTATTGGGTGGAGGGGCAACCTTGCTGACCCAGAACTTTATCAGGAGCAACTCTATCAGGCAGGCGAACCAGAAGCTTTCTGAGGTACAGGCTTATTATGATGTGATTCTTGATGAGATGGATAGCCTCTCATTGATGTTCAGTACCAATCCCGAGATGATGAACCGCCTTCAACGTGTTCTCAGCGGAGGAGAGGAGGTCAACTTGGACAACTATCGGGAATTCCGCCTCATCCGCTCCTTCCTTGCAGCCCCTGCCAATGCACGGCCCTACATCCATGACATCTATGTCTACCTGGACAACCCACAGCAACTGGTCCTCTCAAGTGACCTTGCTTTTACCGCCATTGGCTATATGGAGGATTCCTCCTGGTATCAGACCTACAAGGAACTTCCTCCAGAAAACCAGAGCTATTCAGAGCGGGTTACCCTCAAGGAAGGAACCCCGATAGAACACCATATCATACGCATCCTGAGACCGATCACAAATCCGGTCAATGAGCGCACAGGCGTCATCGTCCTGGACATCAAGGAAAGGTCTCTTTCAGGGGCCTACCAGTTCCAGGAGGGAGAGATACTCACGGTGCACAACCGAGACGGGCAGTTGCTTTTTTCCAATCCAAGCAATCATAGGGAATATGCAGAAGAGGACATGTACTACTTCCAGGCATTCTCTGGAAAGTATGGTTGGGAATACACGCTTGGCATCTATGAACCAATGCTTTACCAGCTCTCCACCACCCTGCTCTACTACACCATTACCCTCACGGTCATAGCACTTCTGCTGGGACTTTTTCTTACCCACCGAACCAATCGGCAAGAGAGAAAGTTCCTTGCCAATATCATGCAACAGCTCAGTCAGGTCGGAGATGCCGACTTCACCGAAGAAAATCCAGAAAAGTATCGCAACATCTTTGATTACCTGAACCACCATGTTATCAAAACCTTTCTCGAACAGGACTACCTCAGGTGGCAGACAGAAGCAATGGAGTACCGTGCCCTGCAGATGCAGATCAATCCCCACTTTCTCTTCAACACCTTGGATACCATCAACTGGAAGGCAGTCAAACTTGCTTCCGGGGAGAACGATGTCTCCACCATGATCCAGCTTCTTTCGAAACTGCTCAAATACTCACTACAGGTAGATGACTTCTCCGGCGTTCCCCTCTCCAAGGAACTCGAACAGACTGAATACTATATTCAGCTGCAACATATCCGTTTCAAGCAGGCTTTCACCTGTGAGGAGGATATCGACCCTTCACTCCTTGATGTACGCGTTCCGGCAATGCTTCTGCAGCCTATTCTGGAGAATGCATTCAACCATGGATTCCGGGAAGGAGAGCCCCTTCACGTCACCATCAGTGCAACACAGGTGGAAGACAGGATGCAGATTATAGTTGCCAACGACGGGAAGAGCATGAGCCAGGAGGAGGTTGATGCCATCAACCAGAGCAAGGCAGATGTACTGAAGAAAAAAAGTTCCCTTGGGCTGTTGAACATCAATAAGCGTCTGATGCTCTTCACCCAAGGGAAGTCCCCGATTGTCATTGCAAGTAAGGAGGATGCCGGGGTTACGGTTTCCCTGTATCTCCCGCTCAGAAGAGAGGGATGA
- a CDS encoding dicarboxylate/amino acid:cation symporter: MGLVLWLAIFVVLLAALVTLKRVWHLSFSVRVSVSLLLGALFGLSLFFFGEESVSSQVRRWVALVGNGYVDLLRMLIIPLVPTSIIAGLLRLGNTHELRRMGVRTISLFLFTATLAGIIGLLVGSLFAVGQGMVVGDLAERTPNTLGNIFAQFRAFIPSNPVRAAAEMQMIPLVVFSVFIGVAAITVKTKKSDAIKPFEQLLESFLQVVIELTKIVLRLTPYGVLALTTYWLSNTGLAALAQLGLFVLAVVVACLLQIGLVYGGLLTFSAKINPFRFFKAASPAMLLAFSSRSSLGSLTMTINTMTDRLKVNSRVANFVGPLGAVMNMDACGGIFPAMVAVFAANAFGIELAFSQYVLIVVVSIFASLGSAAVPMGATAFTIITLTTVGLPVEAVGLVAGVDFLVDMFRTMTNVTGDLTTSVVVANSLGEFDRDAFNTQDLSKVATVTAT; encoded by the coding sequence ATGGGACTGGTTCTTTGGTTGGCAATATTCGTGGTACTGCTTGCAGCATTGGTAACGCTGAAGAGGGTATGGCATCTCTCATTCTCTGTTCGGGTATCTGTATCCTTGTTGCTTGGAGCTCTCTTTGGGCTTTCCCTGTTTTTCTTTGGCGAGGAGTCGGTCTCTTCCCAGGTTCGCCGGTGGGTCGCTCTTGTCGGTAATGGGTATGTTGACCTGCTTCGCATGCTCATCATTCCCTTGGTCCCGACGAGCATCATCGCTGGATTGTTGAGACTCGGTAATACCCATGAACTCAGAAGAATGGGGGTGAGGACTATCTCCCTTTTCTTATTCACCGCTACACTTGCTGGTATCATCGGCCTTTTGGTGGGTAGCCTGTTTGCAGTCGGGCAGGGGATGGTGGTAGGAGACCTCGCAGAGCGTACTCCCAATACCTTGGGCAATATCTTTGCACAGTTCAGGGCCTTTATTCCGTCCAATCCTGTGCGTGCTGCTGCTGAGATGCAGATGATCCCCCTGGTAGTGTTCTCTGTTTTTATCGGTGTAGCTGCAATTACCGTAAAGACAAAGAAGAGTGATGCGATCAAGCCGTTTGAGCAGTTGTTGGAGAGTTTTCTCCAGGTCGTGATCGAGCTGACAAAGATTGTACTTCGCCTGACCCCCTATGGTGTCCTTGCACTCACCACTTATTGGCTTTCGAATACAGGACTGGCAGCGTTGGCTCAGCTTGGGTTGTTTGTATTGGCAGTGGTAGTTGCCTGCTTGCTGCAAATTGGGCTGGTATATGGCGGTTTGCTTACGTTCTCGGCCAAGATCAACCCCTTCAGGTTCTTCAAGGCAGCGAGCCCTGCAATGTTGCTTGCTTTCTCCAGCCGTTCAAGCTTGGGTTCCTTGACGATGACCATCAATACCATGACCGATAGGCTGAAGGTGAATTCAAGGGTTGCTAACTTCGTGGGCCCACTTGGGGCTGTCATGAACATGGACGCCTGCGGAGGAATCTTTCCTGCAATGGTGGCAGTGTTCGCTGCGAATGCCTTTGGTATTGAACTTGCTTTCTCCCAATATGTGCTGATTGTGGTGGTTTCCATCTTTGCAAGCTTGGGTAGTGCAGCTGTTCCGATGGGAGCAACTGCCTTTACCATTATCACCCTCACGACTGTCGGACTTCCGGTTGAGGCAGTTGGACTGGTGGCAGGTGTCGATTTCCTGGTAGATATGTTCAGGACCATGACTAATGTAACCGGAGACCTGACGACCTCAGTGGTTGTTGCAAATTCGCTCGGTGAGTTCGACCGCGATGCGTTCAATACCCAGGATCTTAGCAAGGTTGCAACAGTAACTGCTACATAA
- a CDS encoding D-lyxose/D-mannose family sugar isomerase: MISREIYEEAVKRTQIFFEKAGILLTDEEKENIEVADFGLNDLYHTGLELVTYLNTERVCAKELVLFPHQRCPEHRHPAFGSYIGKEETFRCRWGEVYLYVEGKPTPSIKAKEKDGVYTVFHEIVLLPGEQYTLKPNTKHWFEAGCEGAVVSEFSTPSYDEKDIFTDPRIERTPQVASNQD; this comes from the coding sequence ATGATCAGCAGAGAGATATATGAAGAGGCAGTGAAGCGGACGCAAATATTCTTTGAGAAGGCTGGGATCCTCCTCACCGACGAAGAGAAAGAGAATATTGAGGTTGCAGATTTCGGCCTCAACGATCTCTATCATACTGGTCTTGAGTTGGTTACCTACCTCAATACAGAGCGCGTATGTGCAAAGGAACTAGTGCTGTTCCCCCACCAGCGTTGCCCAGAGCATCGTCATCCGGCATTTGGGTCGTACATCGGCAAGGAAGAGACATTCCGCTGCCGGTGGGGAGAGGTATATCTCTATGTAGAAGGAAAACCAACCCCCTCCATCAAGGCAAAAGAGAAAGATGGTGTGTACACGGTATTCCATGAGATTGTACTCCTCCCAGGTGAGCAGTATACCCTGAAGCCCAATACCAAGCATTGGTTCGAGGCAGGATGTGAAGGTGCAGTGGTTTCTGAGTTTTCCACCCCCAGTTATGATGAGAAGGATATCTTTACTGACCCAAGAATCGAAAGAACTCCTCAAGTTGCGTCAAACCAAGATTGA
- a CDS encoding carbohydrate ABC transporter permease: MIKKTTPTAKIISYIFLIVLAYIMIYPLLWMIGAAFKTNEEMFGTIGLLPKNPVFGAFAAGWTGTGQYGFSTFLSNTFLMVVPTVIFTVISATLVGYGFARFNFPLKKLLFFIMIATLMLPATVIIIPRYIFFKKLGWLDTYLPFIVPAMLGSFPFFNFMMVQFFRGLPIEIDESGKLDGCNSFVILKDLLLPLCKSAIFSVIVFQFVWTWNDFFNVLIYISSVAKYPVALGLRMTMDISTEFDWNQIMAMSLISILPPVILFFAAQKYFVEGIATTGMKT; encoded by the coding sequence ATGATCAAGAAAACAACACCTACCGCAAAAATTATCTCCTATATCTTCTTGATCGTCCTTGCCTATATCATGATTTACCCGTTGCTCTGGATGATCGGGGCAGCGTTCAAGACCAATGAAGAGATGTTTGGAACCATTGGATTGCTCCCCAAGAACCCAGTCTTCGGTGCCTTTGCAGCCGGATGGACGGGAACGGGCCAGTATGGGTTTTCGACTTTCCTGTCCAATACCTTCCTGATGGTGGTTCCAACGGTTATATTCACCGTTATCAGCGCAACGTTGGTTGGTTATGGGTTTGCCAGGTTCAACTTTCCACTTAAGAAGCTTTTGTTCTTCATCATGATTGCAACCCTAATGCTCCCTGCAACGGTCATCATCATCCCTAGGTATATCTTCTTCAAGAAGCTTGGCTGGCTTGATACGTACCTGCCGTTCATCGTTCCAGCGATGCTTGGAAGCTTTCCCTTCTTCAATTTCATGATGGTGCAGTTCTTCAGGGGCTTGCCTATAGAGATTGATGAGTCAGGTAAGCTGGATGGATGCAACAGTTTTGTCATTCTCAAGGATCTGTTGTTGCCGCTGTGCAAGTCAGCTATTTTCTCAGTTATCGTCTTCCAGTTTGTCTGGACGTGGAATGACTTCTTCAATGTCTTGATCTATATCAGTAGTGTCGCCAAGTATCCTGTGGCGTTGGGCCTAAGGATGACCATGGACATCTCAACTGAGTTTGATTGGAACCAGATCATGGCCATGAGCCTGATCTCCATACTTCCTCCTGTGATTCTCTTCTTCGCCGCACAAAAATACTTCGTTGAGGGGATTGCTACCACTGGAATGAAGACCTGA
- a CDS encoding amidohydrolase family protein, whose translation MPIIDSHAHVFTELCGFGADGELRSIGGGKARWATGEVIDLIPQSYGDTTFSAERFLILMDQNNVEKAVLLQGGFLGFANDYLARVVSTNPSRFAAAATFDPFCRNAQKILDNLIQTFRIFKFEMSTGCGIMGSHPDFPLDNPSMMQFYQQIATGQGVLVFDLGSPGDGSNQPQAIRNIADAFPQMPIVICHLMSPRRNHRRELEEGLKTMNRKNIFFDLAALHHKTRPEFYPFPTAQEFITMAKEIVGADHLMWGTDVPSTLVQYSYRQLLDYQWELFTEEERKMVFHDTAERIYFST comes from the coding sequence ATGCCCATCATTGATTCCCATGCACATGTATTTACCGAGCTCTGCGGCTTTGGAGCCGACGGAGAACTCCGCTCAATTGGAGGAGGAAAGGCTCGTTGGGCCACAGGGGAGGTGATCGACCTCATCCCCCAAAGCTATGGGGATACGACCTTCAGTGCTGAGCGGTTTCTCATTTTGATGGATCAAAACAATGTTGAAAAGGCCGTTCTATTACAAGGAGGTTTCCTTGGTTTTGCCAATGACTATCTTGCTCGAGTGGTATCTACAAACCCTTCTCGTTTCGCTGCTGCGGCAACCTTCGATCCATTCTGCCGCAACGCACAGAAAATTCTGGATAATCTGATCCAGACGTTTCGAATCTTCAAATTCGAGATGTCCACAGGGTGTGGCATCATGGGAAGCCATCCAGATTTTCCCCTCGATAACCCAAGTATGATGCAATTCTATCAACAGATAGCAACAGGCCAAGGCGTTCTGGTGTTTGACTTGGGAAGTCCTGGGGATGGGAGCAACCAACCACAGGCTATCAGGAATATTGCTGATGCATTTCCTCAGATGCCGATTGTCATCTGCCACCTCATGAGTCCTAGGCGCAATCATAGAAGGGAGCTAGAAGAAGGCCTAAAAACGATGAACCGGAAGAATATTTTCTTCGACCTTGCGGCCCTACACCACAAAACGCGGCCTGAATTCTATCCGTTTCCAACGGCACAGGAATTCATCACCATGGCAAAGGAGATTGTAGGAGCAGACCACTTGATGTGGGGCACCGATGTCCCTTCCACGTTGGTACAGTACAGTTACAGGCAGCTACTGGACTACCAGTGGGAGTTGTTTACAGAGGAAGAGCGTAAGATGGTCTTTCACGATACAGCTGAAAGGATCTATTTCTCCACGTAG
- a CDS encoding extracellular solute-binding protein: protein MKRMLILLLIAVLAVGTVFAAGSKEAAKEDGPVTLRLSWWGGDSRHTPTLAAMDAYMAKNPNVKLEGEYGGWDGYYQKIVTQIAGGTAADIIQIDQPWLAELSSKGDVFTVIDNSMVDLSQFDVAFLENYCSYEGKLMGLPTGTNVNTFVVDTKMLSDFGIDPNTKWTWENIISEGKKINDQDSTRYFSGATPDILRYWFEIYIAQLAGSVVDSNKQVAFTQEQGAEAFRYFQRWIDEDIIAPFSQTSLFYQKFQENPDWINGKMATAWTWVSSMDKDIGARENFETRQFPVMDGAVNTGILMRPSQIFVVNNNAKNKDEAIKLLSYLFTDAEAIEKLGLARGIPSAAIGRSVLAEKGMISEMAEKATNEGIAQAGDPQSVYQMNSEVMQVMQDVIDEFGFGRLTPEEASAKLIKNLEATLASL from the coding sequence ATGAAAAGAATGCTTATTTTACTGCTCATTGCCGTATTGGCTGTGGGAACAGTATTTGCAGCCGGTTCAAAAGAAGCTGCAAAAGAAGACGGTCCTGTGACACTGCGTCTCTCCTGGTGGGGTGGTGACTCTCGTCATACTCCGACCCTTGCAGCAATGGATGCCTATATGGCAAAGAATCCCAACGTCAAGTTGGAAGGCGAGTACGGTGGCTGGGATGGCTACTACCAGAAGATAGTGACCCAGATTGCTGGCGGCACTGCTGCTGACATCATCCAGATTGACCAGCCTTGGCTTGCTGAGCTCTCCTCGAAAGGTGATGTGTTCACCGTCATCGACAATTCCATGGTTGACCTTTCCCAGTTTGATGTAGCATTTCTCGAGAACTACTGCTCCTATGAGGGGAAATTGATGGGTCTTCCTACCGGAACCAACGTCAATACCTTTGTGGTAGACACCAAAATGCTTTCTGATTTTGGGATTGATCCCAACACCAAGTGGACTTGGGAGAATATCATCAGTGAAGGCAAGAAGATCAATGACCAGGATTCCACCCGTTATTTCAGTGGTGCAACACCTGACATTCTTCGCTACTGGTTTGAGATTTACATTGCACAGCTTGCCGGAAGTGTTGTGGACAGTAACAAGCAGGTTGCCTTTACCCAGGAACAGGGAGCTGAGGCATTCCGATACTTCCAGCGCTGGATCGATGAGGACATCATTGCTCCTTTCAGCCAGACCTCACTTTTCTACCAGAAGTTCCAGGAAAATCCAGATTGGATCAACGGCAAGATGGCAACTGCATGGACTTGGGTAAGTTCCATGGACAAGGACATTGGGGCAAGAGAGAACTTCGAAACCCGTCAGTTCCCTGTCATGGATGGTGCTGTAAATACAGGTATCCTGATGCGCCCCTCCCAGATTTTTGTGGTCAACAACAACGCAAAGAACAAGGATGAGGCAATCAAGCTCCTATCCTACCTGTTCACCGATGCTGAAGCCATCGAGAAATTGGGGCTTGCACGTGGTATTCCCTCTGCAGCAATCGGACGGAGTGTTCTTGCTGAAAAAGGCATGATCTCAGAGATGGCAGAGAAGGCCACCAATGAAGGTATTGCCCAGGCTGGTGACCCACAGAGTGTCTACCAAATGAATAGTGAAGTCATGCAGGTGATGCAGGATGTCATCGATGAGTTCGGTTTTGGAAGGCTTACCCCTGAGGAAGCTTCTGCCAAGTTGATCAAGAATCTTGAAGCAACACTTGCTTCTCTGTAA
- a CDS encoding alpha-galactosidase yields MKETRICIIGGGGRLWAIQFMKDLAYNTMTHGTLVLYDIDKDAAHNNVAVAENVFKVNNSEGRFRVIAEDDIGKALTGCDLVIISIEPGKTECRYGDLVLPEGYGILQSVGDTTGPGGIMRARRAVPLFFEIAEQVKQYCPEAWVINYTNPMTLCTAALYKAFPEIKALGCCHEVFHTQNFLAEKVSEWFDVPVPDRREIKIDLTGVNHFTFVTKAYWKSHDLMPRLIDLVQDASTFSDGTAVAKKRLEEEKWFDCDQKIALSFLRDFGSLGAAGDRHLAEFVPWFLTSDENLHTYGVIRTPYSWRERTAKEKRERVFKDEDLKAELTDEEGVDIMRCLMGDKTMVTNINRPNEGQISYLPKGRIVESNGVLSEDSIRPIVASDPPLAIQNLVRQVSDVQEMTLEAIWNKDDELLFAAFLSDPLMNLSRDEARELFDKMLEASDLKY; encoded by the coding sequence ATGAAAGAGACTCGTATCTGTATTATTGGAGGCGGTGGTCGCCTCTGGGCCATCCAGTTCATGAAGGATCTTGCGTACAATACCATGACTCACGGTACCTTGGTGCTGTACGATATCGATAAGGACGCTGCACACAACAACGTGGCAGTTGCAGAGAATGTGTTCAAGGTTAACAACAGTGAGGGTCGGTTCCGCGTCATCGCAGAGGATGATATTGGAAAAGCACTTACTGGTTGTGATCTGGTAATCATCTCCATAGAACCAGGAAAGACAGAGTGCCGCTATGGCGACCTTGTCCTTCCTGAGGGGTATGGAATTCTCCAGTCTGTAGGGGATACCACAGGCCCTGGTGGCATCATGCGGGCCCGACGTGCTGTTCCCCTGTTCTTTGAGATTGCCGAGCAAGTTAAGCAATACTGTCCTGAAGCCTGGGTAATCAACTACACCAATCCCATGACGCTCTGTACTGCAGCGCTCTATAAAGCATTCCCCGAGATCAAGGCACTGGGATGCTGCCATGAAGTGTTCCATACCCAGAACTTCCTTGCTGAGAAGGTGAGTGAGTGGTTTGATGTACCAGTTCCCGATAGAAGGGAGATCAAGATTGATCTTACCGGCGTGAACCATTTCACCTTTGTTACCAAGGCATACTGGAAGAGCCATGACTTGATGCCCCGTCTCATTGATCTTGTTCAGGATGCCTCTACCTTCAGCGATGGAACTGCTGTTGCCAAGAAGCGATTGGAAGAAGAGAAGTGGTTTGATTGTGATCAGAAGATTGCACTCAGTTTCTTGCGTGATTTTGGCTCCCTTGGTGCAGCTGGGGATCGCCATCTTGCCGAGTTTGTCCCCTGGTTCCTTACCAGCGATGAGAACCTGCATACCTATGGGGTGATCAGGACTCCGTACTCCTGGAGAGAGCGCACTGCAAAGGAAAAGCGTGAGCGCGTATTCAAGGATGAGGATCTAAAGGCAGAGCTCACTGATGAGGAAGGCGTGGATATCATGCGTTGCCTGATGGGGGATAAAACCATGGTCACCAATATCAATCGTCCCAATGAAGGACAGATTAGTTATCTTCCCAAGGGCAGGATTGTTGAGAGCAATGGAGTCTTGAGTGAAGATTCCATCCGCCCGATTGTTGCCAGTGATCCCCCGCTTGCTATCCAAAACCTAGTCAGGCAGGTCAGTGATGTACAGGAGATGACCCTAGAGGCAATCTGGAACAAGGATGATGAGTTGCTCTTCGCTGCTTTCCTCAGTGATCCTCTGATGAATCTGAGCAGGGATGAAGCCCGGGAGCTGTTTGATAAGATGCTTGAAGCATCTGATCTCAAATACTAA
- a CDS encoding sugar ABC transporter permease has product MQRRSYKNYTYIGYLYILPWIIGFLLLQLIPLINSFWYSFTQFQLLGDPEFLGLANYKKIFTSDATFLQSLKVTFYYVLIAVPLKIGFALLIAIILNQKIKGINLFRTLYYIPSILGGSVAISVLWKYLFMNQGVVNNLIGVLGIPAIDWLGSPDLSLGTISLVTVWQFGSSMLLFLAGLKQIPFSLYEAAKIDGAGRPRIFFQITLPSLSPIILFNLIMQMINAFQDFTGAFVITQGGPLKSTYLYGLMLYDQGFKFFKMGYASALSWILFAIILFFTSLTFRSSESWVHYGDSI; this is encoded by the coding sequence ATGCAAAGACGCTCATATAAGAACTACACATATATAGGATATCTCTACATCCTGCCATGGATCATTGGGTTCCTGCTTCTCCAGCTCATTCCATTGATCAACTCCTTCTGGTACTCATTCACACAGTTCCAGTTGCTTGGAGACCCAGAATTTCTCGGACTTGCCAACTACAAGAAAATCTTCACCTCTGATGCGACCTTCCTGCAATCCTTGAAGGTGACGTTTTACTATGTCTTGATTGCTGTTCCCCTCAAGATTGGGTTTGCCCTCTTGATCGCAATCATCTTGAATCAGAAAATCAAGGGTATCAACTTGTTTCGTACCCTGTATTATATTCCCTCCATCCTAGGAGGAAGTGTGGCCATCAGTGTACTTTGGAAGTACCTGTTCATGAACCAGGGAGTCGTGAACAACCTCATTGGTGTACTGGGAATTCCTGCCATCGATTGGCTTGGGAGTCCTGACCTTTCCTTAGGGACCATCAGCTTGGTCACAGTCTGGCAGTTCGGCTCTTCCATGCTGCTCTTCCTGGCTGGACTGAAGCAGATTCCTTTCAGCCTCTATGAGGCTGCAAAAATTGACGGGGCAGGAAGGCCACGTATTTTCTTCCAGATCACCTTGCCCTCTCTTTCACCCATCATATTGTTCAACCTTATCATGCAGATGATCAATGCATTCCAGGACTTTACCGGTGCCTTTGTCATCACACAGGGTGGACCATTGAAGTCTACCTACCTCTATGGTCTGATGCTCTACGATCAGGGATTCAAGTTCTTCAAGATGGGCTATGCATCCGCACTCTCCTGGATATTGTTCGCTATCATCCTATTCTTTACCAGTTTGACGTTCCGTAGTTCCGAGAGCTGGGTACACTACGGAGATTCGATATGA
- a CDS encoding response regulator translates to MYTLVIVDDETELLEGLTHYFPWESIGFSVSGSFTDARSALAFCKDHHPDVLLTDIRMPFMSGLQLIKELKQFPSPPQFCIMSAYDDFGYAKEAIGYGVLEYLVKPSSFEEIKQTFEKIRHVLDGSTPAMAPSSSFVPSNPLVTKTLAIIEKKLSNCTLQNIASELGVTTSYLSRLFKEETTQNFQEYLLTHKMEVAKQMLTSKVGYKNKEIAEALGYQDTQNFCRTFRKYWGTSPQQLKKEQSL, encoded by the coding sequence ATGTATACCTTGGTAATCGTAGACGACGAAACAGAACTTCTGGAAGGACTTACCCACTATTTCCCCTGGGAATCGATAGGATTCTCAGTCTCTGGATCCTTCACTGATGCAAGAAGCGCCCTTGCCTTCTGCAAGGACCATCACCCAGACGTGCTCCTTACCGATATACGGATGCCCTTCATGAGTGGGCTCCAGTTGATCAAGGAACTGAAGCAGTTCCCTTCCCCACCCCAGTTCTGCATCATGAGTGCATACGATGACTTTGGCTATGCGAAAGAGGCTATCGGGTACGGGGTCCTGGAGTATCTGGTAAAACCATCCTCATTCGAGGAGATCAAACAGACATTCGAGAAAATCAGACACGTTTTGGACGGCTCTACACCGGCTATGGCTCCCTCCTCCTCGTTTGTTCCGTCCAACCCCTTGGTCACAAAAACACTGGCAATCATTGAGAAAAAACTTAGCAACTGCACCCTACAGAATATTGCATCGGAACTTGGTGTGACCACGAGTTATCTGAGCAGGCTGTTCAAGGAAGAGACTACCCAGAATTTCCAGGAGTATCTCTTGACCCATAAGATGGAAGTAGCAAAACAGATGCTCACCAGCAAAGTGGGCTATAAGAACAAGGAAATAGCGGAAGCCCTAGGGTATCAGGATACCCAGAACTTCTGCAGGACCTTCCGCAAGTACTGGGGCACCAGTCCCCAACAGCTGAAGAAGGAACAGAGCTTATGA